One genomic window of Desulfuromonas sp. AOP6 includes the following:
- a CDS encoding GSU2204 family CXXCH-containing (seleno)protein codes for MKQSRTWLLALLSALTLMATSTLAVAEESSDHFSGSVEIGATVVDVKDNPARAQEYTGYRSDDGVNVAPKLELEYLSDNLRFLIDSETKGHRDQTHGYEIDFKRMLRVDGSYEAFEHWKDHETLDQMGATARDDVGGSQPSVTTDKIMAELAETGYDITIFPGGGVGGGTLPADYNPKEAYEQEVSNDYIVTRREIKSDASLTLPMLPNITFHAGMRMETREGLEQAIATTKCDSCHVTAVGKNIDERTEEYTLGATGKFGLLTVDYEYLTRNFAEDSAAPTKYYELPQNGTAYNLLYADGDYAFARTPDSQKDSHALKARVDLSGDTVISSSYVKSDIESSKAETETEYDLLGSSKLESEYESFGAKLSTKFGKNLRLSLRGQLYQIDVKANEIYYPGREKQADGGLVPDANVLPFDTTDAWHSAEARDVAEFGVDAVYRLSKATTLRLGYEYEEVERDEEELGETTTHTVKAAVKTRFNKAFSGRASYEYQNIDEPFAGAHVGIAQGDGIEDPLGSGLWYYNTADFTGVTTFTPTPTGFTAPATWYWNAVYPNRQLESTSLPEDVHEAKVNVTWAARHNLAANAFARVRYQENDRVSYEQTTYVPGVSLWYAPNGKMNLTLAYTFNKQETENKMCVGWYHGUANDVSSGQFGSICNTSEYDSKVNTLALNMDYQATEKLRMNASAIFNLAKDSWDWRFSERATLSPEYNPDLVLADTGIETPGAYASVNYDTWELNNLITSYSDLEYTQYEFTLGGTYAFTDRLYTTASVTYEIFESDQMYVYGNEDGDVFRGYLALGYKF; via the coding sequence ATGAAGCAAAGCCGTACCTGGCTGCTTGCATTGTTGTCCGCCCTGACGCTGATGGCGACCTCCACGCTGGCGGTGGCGGAAGAATCTTCCGACCATTTCAGCGGCAGCGTGGAGATCGGCGCCACAGTGGTCGATGTCAAGGACAACCCTGCACGTGCCCAAGAATACACCGGATACCGTTCGGATGACGGGGTCAATGTCGCCCCGAAACTCGAACTGGAGTACCTGAGCGACAACCTGCGCTTTCTGATCGACAGCGAGACCAAGGGGCATCGCGACCAGACCCATGGTTACGAAATCGACTTTAAACGCATGCTGCGGGTCGACGGCTCCTACGAGGCTTTTGAACACTGGAAGGATCATGAAACCCTGGATCAGATGGGCGCCACCGCCCGTGACGACGTGGGAGGCTCCCAACCCAGTGTCACCACGGACAAGATCATGGCGGAGCTGGCTGAGACAGGTTACGATATTACCATCTTCCCAGGAGGTGGCGTCGGCGGCGGCACCCTTCCCGCAGATTACAATCCCAAAGAAGCCTACGAGCAGGAAGTCAGCAACGATTACATCGTGACCCGTCGTGAGATTAAAAGCGACGCCAGCCTGACCCTGCCCATGCTGCCCAACATCACCTTCCATGCAGGTATGCGCATGGAGACGCGGGAAGGGCTGGAGCAGGCCATCGCCACCACCAAGTGCGACTCCTGCCACGTCACCGCCGTCGGCAAAAACATCGACGAGCGCACCGAAGAATACACCCTGGGCGCTACCGGCAAATTCGGCCTGCTCACCGTCGATTACGAGTATCTGACCCGCAACTTCGCGGAAGACAGCGCGGCGCCGACCAAATACTATGAGCTTCCACAAAACGGAACCGCGTATAATCTGCTTTATGCTGATGGCGACTATGCCTTTGCCCGCACGCCTGACTCGCAAAAGGACAGCCACGCCTTGAAGGCCCGCGTGGATCTGAGCGGCGACACCGTCATCAGCTCCAGCTACGTGAAGTCGGATATCGAAAGCTCCAAGGCGGAGACCGAGACGGAGTACGACCTGCTCGGCAGCAGCAAATTGGAAAGCGAATACGAGTCTTTCGGGGCCAAGCTGTCCACTAAGTTTGGCAAGAACCTCCGTCTGTCCCTGCGTGGTCAGCTCTATCAGATCGACGTCAAGGCTAACGAAATCTATTACCCCGGCAGAGAGAAACAGGCTGACGGCGGCCTGGTGCCCGATGCCAACGTCCTGCCTTTTGACACCACGGACGCCTGGCATTCCGCCGAAGCCCGCGACGTCGCCGAATTCGGTGTTGACGCGGTCTACCGACTGAGCAAAGCCACGACCCTGCGCCTCGGCTATGAGTATGAGGAAGTCGAGCGCGATGAGGAAGAACTCGGCGAAACCACGACCCATACGGTGAAGGCGGCGGTCAAAACCCGCTTCAACAAGGCCTTCTCCGGCCGCGCCAGCTATGAGTATCAGAATATCGATGAGCCCTTCGCCGGTGCCCACGTCGGCATCGCCCAAGGCGATGGGATAGAGGACCCCTTGGGTTCGGGCCTCTGGTACTACAATACGGCTGACTTTACCGGCGTAACCACTTTTACGCCTACCCCAACCGGGTTTACTGCCCCTGCAACCTGGTACTGGAATGCCGTCTACCCCAACCGCCAGCTGGAGTCCACCAGCCTGCCTGAGGATGTACACGAAGCCAAGGTCAATGTCACCTGGGCCGCCCGCCACAACCTGGCCGCCAACGCCTTCGCCCGTGTTCGCTATCAGGAAAATGACCGGGTGAGCTACGAACAGACCACCTATGTTCCCGGTGTCAGCCTCTGGTACGCCCCCAATGGCAAGATGAACCTGACTTTGGCCTACACCTTCAACAAACAGGAAACCGAGAACAAGATGTGTGTCGGCTGGTACCATGGCTGAGCGAACGACGTCTCGTCGGGCCAGTTTGGCTCGATCTGCAACACCTCCGAGTACGATTCGAAAGTCAATACCCTCGCGCTCAACATGGACTATCAGGCCACGGAAAAGCTGCGCATGAATGCCAGCGCCATTTTCAATCTCGCCAAGGACAGCTGGGACTGGCGTTTCAGCGAAAGAGCAACTTTATCGCCTGAATATAATCCCGACCTGGTTCTGGCCGACACCGGCATTGAAACTCCAGGCGCTTACGCTTCCGTCAACTACGACACCTGGG
- a CDS encoding GSU2203 family decaheme c-type cytochrome → MSRKLLQTKAKWLVRLLPLMLILGACATGTIREKILTLPKIDGATYVGQETCAGCHDDKAASMAGNVHGRLADFELMGGQNGCESCHGAGSLHVDGGGDTEKILNPAKLTADESAALCALCHSSGKLMDWTHSQHALADVGCADCHTMHTQDKPLKAYLKKADPELCYSCHQEQMAQSKFPSHHPLDEGKMNCSSCHNAHGELNTDERTNDLCLNCHTRYQGPFVFGHAPVEDDCTICHNPHGSVANNLLVQNEPFLCMQCHEGHFHMVRESNYDANPLDATLPTPEANIVNVHGDEGFQTSFGTKCTTCHKVIHGSDYPSQPLSGGGLTR, encoded by the coding sequence ATGTCAAGGAAGTTGCTTCAAACCAAAGCCAAATGGCTGGTTCGGCTTCTTCCCCTTATGCTCATCCTGGGGGCCTGCGCCACCGGAACCATAAGGGAAAAGATCCTGACCCTGCCGAAGATCGATGGCGCTACCTATGTCGGCCAGGAAACCTGCGCCGGCTGCCATGACGACAAGGCCGCCTCGATGGCCGGCAATGTACACGGTCGTCTGGCCGATTTCGAACTCATGGGTGGACAGAACGGCTGCGAGTCCTGCCACGGCGCCGGTAGCCTGCATGTCGACGGCGGCGGCGATACCGAGAAGATTCTCAACCCCGCCAAGCTGACGGCTGACGAATCCGCCGCCCTTTGCGCCCTCTGCCACAGCAGCGGCAAGCTCATGGACTGGACCCACAGCCAGCACGCCCTGGCCGATGTCGGCTGCGCCGACTGTCACACCATGCACACCCAGGACAAGCCCCTGAAGGCCTACCTGAAGAAGGCCGATCCCGAGCTGTGCTACAGCTGTCACCAGGAGCAAATGGCCCAGTCCAAATTCCCCTCTCATCACCCGCTCGATGAGGGCAAGATGAACTGCTCCAGCTGTCACAATGCCCACGGCGAACTCAATACCGATGAGCGCACCAACGACCTGTGCCTTAACTGCCACACCCGTTATCAGGGCCCCTTCGTCTTTGGTCATGCCCCCGTTGAGGACGACTGCACCATCTGCCACAACCCCCACGGCAGCGTGGCGAATAACCTGCTGGTGCAGAACGAGCCTTTCCTGTGCATGCAGTGCCATGAAGGCCACTTCCACATGGTGAGGGAATCCAACTACGATGCCAATCCGCTTGACGCTACGCTGCCGACACCGGAAGCCAACATCGTCAATGTCCATGGCGACGAGGGGTTCCAGACATCCTTCGGCACCAAGTGCACTACCTGCCACAAAGTGATCCACGGCAGTGATTATCCGTCCCAACCGCTCAGCGGTGGCGGCCTGACCCGTTAA
- a CDS encoding LysR family transcriptional regulator — METRYLKTLLKACETGSFSRAAEELHITQSAASQRVKFLEESYGQQLLNRSGPVLVPTEAGALVLAAAREILARENTLMEELKRLKVGKRLSICCTPTFGMAHLPGVLNDFVMQNADVADLKFIFKQPAEAIKGVQDKEYDLAVIEHCDAPLLKSFACHALPDDELVFISAPTLKLPSSELEIGQLLELRLYARRDGCSSKNLLNRNLAAVGKGIDDFRTVVISDDLRLSIESVLAGGGVSFVSRSLVQHHLDQGRLCAHYVKGFQHLRERTLFYDAGRRDDPLLANFAACVFNLFTAGKDAVFVPIEVLA; from the coding sequence ATGGAAACACGCTATCTGAAAACCCTGCTGAAGGCTTGTGAAACGGGGAGTTTTTCGCGGGCGGCGGAAGAGCTGCACATCACTCAGTCGGCGGCGTCGCAGCGGGTCAAGTTTCTGGAGGAATCCTATGGCCAGCAGCTGCTGAACCGCAGTGGGCCGGTGCTGGTACCAACGGAGGCGGGAGCGCTGGTGCTGGCGGCGGCCCGGGAAATTCTGGCGCGGGAGAACACCCTCATGGAGGAACTCAAGCGTCTCAAGGTAGGCAAAAGGCTGTCCATCTGCTGCACACCGACCTTTGGCATGGCCCACCTGCCGGGAGTGCTCAACGATTTCGTCATGCAGAATGCCGACGTGGCCGACCTCAAGTTCATCTTCAAGCAGCCGGCCGAAGCCATCAAGGGGGTGCAGGACAAGGAGTACGACCTGGCGGTGATCGAGCATTGCGACGCTCCCCTGCTCAAGAGCTTCGCCTGCCATGCCCTGCCCGATGACGAACTGGTTTTCATCAGCGCGCCTACCCTGAAGCTGCCATCGTCTGAGCTGGAGATCGGCCAGCTGCTGGAGCTGCGACTTTATGCCCGCCGGGACGGCTGCAGTTCGAAAAACCTGCTGAACCGCAACCTGGCGGCGGTGGGAAAGGGGATCGACGACTTCCGCACGGTGGTTATCTCCGATGATCTGCGTCTTTCCATCGAGTCGGTACTGGCTGGCGGCGGCGTGTCCTTCGTCTCCCGCAGCCTGGTACAGCACCATCTCGACCAGGGGCGCCTGTGTGCCCACTATGTGAAGGGATTTCAGCATCTGCGTGAGCGCACCCTGTTTTACGATGCCGGTCGCCGGGATGATCCCCTGCTGGCAAACTTCGCCGCCTGCGTCTTTAATCTTTTCACCGCCGGAAAAGATGCTGTCTTTGTCCCGATTGAGGTGTTGGCCTGA
- a CDS encoding endonuclease III domain-containing protein, with amino-acid sequence MDTTLRLTQIFQRLSHHYGPLHWWPAETPFEVAVGAILTQNTTWTQVERAIDNLRQADVLSPAALRRVATTDLELMVRPAGFFRQKAHRLKLLAEHLCTFHDGRLEVLLAGPTEPVRRELLSLKGVGPETADSILLYAGGHPVFVVDAYTHRLCSRLGLTAGRMDYQALQALFMDHLPADAAQFNAYHGLIVQVCKDVCRKRSPRCPACPLAIDCPSAGSF; translated from the coding sequence ATGGACACCACCTTGCGTCTCACCCAGATTTTTCAGCGGCTCTCCCACCATTACGGTCCCCTGCACTGGTGGCCGGCGGAGACACCCTTCGAGGTGGCCGTCGGTGCCATCCTGACGCAGAACACTACCTGGACGCAGGTGGAGAGAGCCATCGACAATCTGCGACAGGCCGATGTGCTCTCACCAGCGGCCCTGCGACGGGTGGCGACGACGGACCTTGAGCTGATGGTGCGTCCCGCCGGATTTTTCCGGCAGAAAGCGCACCGCCTTAAACTGCTGGCGGAGCATCTGTGTACCTTTCATGATGGCCGCCTGGAGGTTCTGCTGGCCGGACCGACGGAGCCGGTGCGCCGCGAATTGCTCTCCCTCAAGGGAGTGGGGCCGGAAACGGCCGATTCGATTCTGCTCTATGCCGGCGGCCACCCCGTCTTCGTGGTGGATGCCTATACCCATCGCCTTTGCAGCCGCCTGGGGCTCACCGCCGGCCGCATGGATTACCAGGCCCTGCAGGCTCTCTTCATGGATCATCTCCCGGCCGATGCCGCGCAATTCAACGCCTATCACGGCCTCATCGTGCAGGTGTGCAAGGACGTCTGCCGCAAACGTAGCCCCCGCTGTCCGGCCTGTCCTCTCGCCATTGATTGTCCCAGCGCCGGTTCCTTCTAG
- a CDS encoding hydrogen-dependent growth transcriptional repressor has translation MGKAVENPKKNIVSCRVNDSEMQTLQVIAEKSGVSISMLLRQSLDLLQQNPQLGGHRAGV, from the coding sequence ATGGGCAAGGCTGTAGAAAATCCGAAGAAAAACATTGTCTCCTGCCGGGTGAATGACAGTGAGATGCAGACTCTGCAGGTGATCGCCGAAAAGTCGGGCGTAAGCATTTCCATGCTGCTACGGCAGAGCCTCGATCTGTTGCAGCAAAATCCCCAACTTGGCGGGCATCGGGCCGGGGTTTGA
- the ileS gene encoding isoleucine--tRNA ligase — protein sequence MDYKDTLNLPVTEFPMRGNLPQREPEILKTWEETGLYGKIEEAGKNRPNFTLHDGPPYANGHTHIGHALNKILKDIVIKSRRMQGFYAPYVPGWDCHGLPIELMVDKKLGSKKKEMTKAQIRRECRAYAAEWVDVQSREFQRLGVLGEWERPYLTMNPAYEAATARELARFAERGGLYKGKKPVHWCSSCVTALAEAEVEYADHESPSIYVKFPYTDELPVELAPLAGKKLSFVIWTTTPWTIPANLGVCLNPDYTYVAVEVGDDVLVLAEGLYEKVLREIGVEEYRVLATFASSIFDRKNCRHPFYERDSLIMLGEHVTLEAGTGCVHTAPGHGQDDYIIGLQYGLEVYNPVDDYGRYREDLEFFGGMKLADANAAVNGKLTEVGALLKLGKVSHSYPHCWRCKKPIIFRATEQWFISMESNELRQKALQHINDVSWIPRWGRERIYGMIENRPDWCVSRQRTWGVPITVFYCEKCGEALADGKTMHHVADQFTAEGSDVWYEKEAAELLPAGTTCASCGHTGFTKEMDILDVWFDSGVSHAAVLENRDYLKSPADLYLEGSDQHRGWFHSSLLASVGTRGIAPYKAVLTHGFVVDGAGKKMSKSQGNVVAPEEVIKKFGAEILRLWVAAQDYRDDIRISPEILQRLSDAYRRIRNTARYILGNLAGFDPSTDRVAAAEMLEIDRWALSRLEGLVGRVERSYDEYEFHVLYHAVHNFCSVDMSAFYLDVLKDRLYTAPAQSLARRSAQTAMYVILDALTRLIAPVLSFTAEEIWPYLPGEREESVHLAQFPRFETSLLDADLESRYEKILALRSDVSKALELARAEKRIGHSLDAKVILAVPAGEWRQLLDRYQDELATLFIVSQAERVETLTDGIAGEEVAELRIRIEKAQGDKCERCWNYAVSVGSRQDHPTICDRCHTALGA from the coding sequence ATGGATTACAAAGATACCCTCAATCTGCCCGTCACCGAATTCCCCATGCGGGGCAATTTGCCCCAGCGGGAGCCGGAAATCCTCAAAACCTGGGAAGAAACAGGGCTTTATGGCAAGATCGAAGAGGCGGGCAAGAATCGCCCCAACTTCACCCTGCATGATGGTCCTCCCTACGCCAACGGCCATACCCACATCGGTCACGCCCTCAACAAAATCCTCAAGGATATCGTGATCAAGAGCCGCCGCATGCAGGGCTTCTATGCCCCCTACGTGCCGGGCTGGGATTGCCACGGTCTGCCCATCGAGCTGATGGTGGACAAAAAGCTGGGGTCCAAAAAGAAGGAGATGACCAAGGCGCAGATACGCCGGGAATGCCGTGCCTATGCCGCCGAGTGGGTTGATGTTCAGAGCCGCGAATTCCAGCGCCTCGGTGTGCTGGGGGAGTGGGAGCGTCCCTACCTGACCATGAATCCCGCCTACGAGGCGGCGACGGCCCGGGAGCTGGCCCGTTTCGCCGAGCGGGGCGGCCTCTATAAGGGCAAGAAGCCCGTACACTGGTGCTCCTCCTGCGTTACCGCCCTGGCGGAAGCCGAGGTCGAGTACGCTGACCACGAGTCGCCTTCCATCTACGTCAAGTTTCCCTATACGGACGAGTTGCCTGTCGAGCTGGCGCCGCTGGCCGGCAAAAAACTCTCCTTCGTCATCTGGACCACCACCCCCTGGACCATCCCGGCCAACCTCGGTGTCTGCCTCAACCCCGACTATACCTATGTGGCGGTGGAGGTCGGCGACGATGTGCTGGTGCTGGCCGAAGGACTCTACGAGAAGGTGCTGCGTGAGATCGGCGTGGAAGAATACCGCGTGCTGGCCACCTTTGCCTCCTCCATATTCGACAGGAAGAACTGCCGCCATCCTTTTTATGAGCGCGATTCCCTCATCATGCTCGGCGAGCATGTCACTCTCGAAGCCGGTACGGGCTGCGTGCACACCGCCCCCGGCCACGGCCAGGACGACTACATCATCGGCCTGCAGTACGGGCTTGAGGTTTACAACCCCGTCGACGACTACGGCCGTTATCGCGAGGATCTGGAATTCTTTGGCGGCATGAAGCTGGCAGACGCCAATGCCGCCGTCAACGGCAAGCTGACGGAAGTGGGGGCCCTGCTCAAGTTGGGGAAGGTCTCCCACAGCTATCCCCACTGCTGGCGCTGCAAGAAGCCCATCATCTTCCGGGCCACCGAGCAGTGGTTCATCTCCATGGAGTCGAACGAGCTGCGCCAGAAGGCCCTGCAGCATATCAACGATGTCAGCTGGATTCCCCGCTGGGGGCGCGAGCGCATCTACGGCATGATCGAAAACCGTCCCGACTGGTGCGTCAGCCGGCAGCGGACCTGGGGAGTGCCCATCACCGTGTTCTACTGTGAGAAGTGCGGCGAGGCCCTGGCCGACGGCAAAACCATGCACCATGTGGCCGATCAGTTCACCGCCGAGGGCAGTGACGTCTGGTACGAGAAGGAGGCGGCCGAGCTACTGCCGGCCGGCACGACCTGCGCCTCCTGCGGTCACACGGGCTTCACCAAAGAGATGGACATCCTCGATGTCTGGTTCGATTCGGGGGTTTCCCATGCCGCCGTACTGGAAAACCGCGACTATCTCAAGTCCCCCGCCGACCTCTACCTGGAGGGCAGCGACCAGCATCGCGGCTGGTTCCATTCGAGCCTGCTGGCCTCGGTGGGAACCCGCGGCATCGCCCCCTACAAGGCGGTGCTGACCCATGGCTTCGTCGTTGACGGCGCCGGCAAGAAGATGTCCAAGAGCCAGGGCAACGTGGTCGCTCCCGAAGAAGTCATCAAGAAGTTCGGCGCCGAAATCCTGCGCCTGTGGGTGGCTGCTCAGGACTACCGCGACGATATCCGCATCAGCCCGGAAATCCTGCAACGCCTCTCCGACGCCTACCGGCGCATCCGCAATACGGCGCGCTACATCCTCGGCAATCTGGCCGGGTTTGACCCGTCCACGGACCGGGTCGCTGCCGCCGAGATGCTCGAGATCGACCGCTGGGCCCTGTCGCGCCTGGAAGGGCTGGTCGGCCGGGTGGAACGCTCTTATGACGAATACGAGTTTCACGTGCTCTATCACGCCGTGCACAATTTCTGCAGCGTTGATATGAGCGCTTTCTACCTGGATGTGCTCAAGGACCGCCTCTACACGGCGCCTGCTCAATCGCTGGCGCGGCGCAGCGCCCAGACCGCCATGTATGTCATTCTCGACGCCCTGACCCGCCTCATCGCCCCGGTGCTGTCTTTTACCGCCGAGGAGATCTGGCCCTACCTGCCGGGCGAGCGCGAGGAGAGTGTGCATCTGGCCCAGTTCCCCCGCTTCGAGACGAGCCTGCTCGATGCCGACCTGGAGTCGCGTTACGAAAAGATTCTGGCTCTGCGATCTGATGTCTCCAAGGCTCTTGAACTGGCCCGCGCCGAAAAGCGCATCGGCCACTCCCTCGACGCCAAGGTGATACTGGCGGTGCCGGCCGGAGAATGGCGGCAGCTGCTCGACCGGTATCAGGACGAACTGGCCACCCTCTTTATCGTCTCCCAGGCCGAACGGGTGGAAACACTTACGGACGGGATTGCCGGCGAAGAGGTGGCAGAGCTGCGTATCCGCATAGAAAAGGCCCAGGGCGACAAGTGTGAGCGCTGCTGGAACTACGCCGTCTCCGTCGGCAGCCGCCAGGATCATCCCACCATCTGCGATCGCTGCCACACGGCGCTGGGGGCATAG
- the lspA gene encoding signal peptidase II — MLTARYRLLLAISTVILLLDQATKIFIDKRFDLYQSLTVVENFFNITYVRNKGAAFGILSDSAIRIPFFISVSVLASVGILWYLSRVHEEQRLLQTALALVFAGAVGNLIDRIRLGEVIDFLDVHWYQYHWPAFNVADSAITVGVGLLLWDLWKEERARKR, encoded by the coding sequence ATGCTGACTGCCCGTTATCGCCTGCTGCTGGCCATCTCCACGGTTATCCTGCTGCTTGACCAGGCGACCAAGATTTTCATCGACAAGCGCTTCGACCTCTACCAGTCGTTGACGGTGGTGGAGAACTTTTTCAATATCACCTATGTGCGCAATAAGGGGGCGGCTTTCGGCATCCTCTCCGACAGTGCCATTCGCATCCCCTTCTTCATCAGTGTATCGGTCCTGGCCTCGGTGGGCATCCTCTGGTACCTGAGCCGCGTGCATGAAGAGCAGCGTCTGCTGCAGACGGCTCTTGCCCTCGTCTTCGCCGGTGCCGTCGGCAACCTGATCGACCGCATCCGCCTGGGGGAGGTCATCGACTTTCTCGATGTCCACTGGTATCAGTATCACTGGCCGGCTTTCAACGTGGCCGACTCGGCCATCACCGTCGGTGTGGGGCTGCTGCTCTGGGACCTGTGGAAAGAGGAGCGGGCGCGGAAACGCTGA
- a CDS encoding RluA family pseudouridine synthase, with protein MENHESTSKRRHRLAVACACQGQRLDRFLTDALPGVSRKQIKRALDCGAVFLNDHVEKRAGRLLQGGERLELTVEVSALPTREFTLPILYQDEDVLAVAKPPGLPVHANVAGAVNALDLVRELAGADQDPILLHRLDADTTGVLLFALNRASNRSLCWQFSERRVEKTYLALVQGCPDRPFEVRNHLRPNVRGKTMEVRSGGQHAWTSVNPLSCHNGVALVAARPHTGRTHQIRAHLAGSGYPLLGDTLYGGPAHLETVAGPVTCPRHLLHAAELTITHPRTDRLLTLQAPLPADFLQLLTGAGFTSPDYANLGL; from the coding sequence ATGGAAAATCACGAGTCTACCAGCAAACGCCGGCATCGCCTGGCCGTGGCCTGCGCCTGCCAGGGGCAACGCCTTGACCGATTCCTGACCGATGCGCTGCCGGGGGTATCCCGCAAACAGATCAAGCGAGCCCTCGACTGCGGCGCGGTCTTCTTGAACGACCACGTCGAAAAACGGGCCGGCCGACTCTTGCAGGGCGGTGAGCGCCTGGAGCTGACCGTGGAAGTCTCCGCGCTACCCACGCGGGAATTCACCTTGCCCATTCTTTACCAGGACGAAGATGTGCTGGCCGTGGCCAAACCCCCGGGGTTGCCCGTGCACGCCAATGTCGCTGGCGCCGTCAATGCTCTCGATCTGGTACGGGAGCTTGCCGGCGCCGACCAGGACCCTATTCTGCTGCATCGTCTCGACGCCGACACCACCGGAGTCCTCCTCTTCGCTCTCAACCGGGCCAGCAACCGCTCGCTCTGCTGGCAGTTTTCCGAACGCCGCGTCGAAAAAACCTATCTGGCCCTGGTACAGGGCTGTCCAGACAGGCCTTTTGAGGTGCGTAATCATCTTCGCCCCAACGTTCGAGGCAAAACGATGGAGGTTCGCAGCGGCGGACAGCATGCCTGGACCTCCGTCAACCCGCTGTCCTGCCACAACGGCGTCGCCCTGGTAGCGGCCCGTCCTCACACCGGGCGCACGCACCAGATTCGTGCCCATCTGGCCGGTAGCGGCTATCCCCTGTTGGGAGATACTCTCTATGGCGGGCCGGCGCACCTGGAGACCGTGGCGGGCCCCGTCACCTGCCCCCGTCACCTGTTGCACGCGGCTGAGCTGACCATCACCCATCCCCGCACCGACCGTCTCCTGACCCTGCAGGCTCCCCTGCCCGCGGACTTCCTTCAGCTGCTGACCGGCGCCGGTTTCACTTCACCTGACTACGCCAATCTCGGGCTCTAA
- a CDS encoding LEA type 2 family protein, which produces MSRTIRLALYLSLFILMAGCAGLDPSFETPTVGIRSFRVLPSAGMAPNFEIGLHIVNPNRAPLKLEGIVYTVRLEGQRVLMGVANDLPEIAPYGEGDVTLNASADLLSSINLFASLMQQARDTFAYELEATLDIGRFRPRLQVREKGEISLKSPTK; this is translated from the coding sequence ATGAGCAGAACCATCCGGCTGGCTCTTTACCTGAGCCTTTTTATTCTCATGGCCGGCTGCGCCGGACTTGATCCCAGCTTTGAGACACCCACCGTCGGCATTCGCTCCTTTCGGGTGCTGCCGTCCGCCGGCATGGCCCCCAATTTCGAAATTGGTCTGCATATCGTCAACCCCAATCGCGCGCCCCTGAAGCTGGAGGGCATCGTTTATACGGTAAGGCTCGAAGGACAGCGGGTTCTTATGGGAGTAGCCAACGATCTGCCCGAAATCGCCCCCTATGGCGAGGGGGATGTCACTTTGAACGCTTCTGCCGACCTGCTCAGCAGCATCAACCTGTTCGCGTCACTGATGCAGCAGGCGCGGGATACCTTCGCCTATGAGCTGGAAGCCACTCTCGATATAGGCCGCTTCCGCCCGCGGCTTCAGGTGCGGGAGAAGGGCGAAATTTCTTTAAAAAGTCCAACAAAATAA